The Armatimonadota bacterium genome includes a window with the following:
- a CDS encoding protease, producing MRWSYKIAEFAGIGVYVHATFFVLLAFVAIAFLIQGAGTTAALAAVAFIVTLFVCVVAHEYGHALAARRFGIQTKEITLLPIGGVARLERMPREPMQELWIALAGPAVNVLIAAILLAWLLVADWWRPLHEVGIMGADAFVERLLMVNLFLVFFNMLPAFPMDGGRVLRALMATRMDYTRATLLAASIGQAMAIGFAFLGLFTNPLLLLIAFFVWVGAGQEAAQVQMRTVMADIPVSRAMITQFSTLQPGDTLAKAVELILSGTQQDFPVVMGDEVVGILTRQDLLTALARMPQDTPVSEVMHREFRQVEESETLESAFTKLQECACHTMPVTSNGRLVGLLTMENVGEFVMIQTALSASRQPA from the coding sequence ATGAGATGGTCCTATAAAATCGCGGAGTTCGCCGGCATCGGCGTCTACGTTCACGCGACGTTCTTTGTACTGCTGGCATTCGTCGCTATCGCTTTCCTTATACAGGGAGCAGGGACAACCGCGGCGCTGGCGGCGGTGGCGTTCATCGTGACACTGTTCGTCTGCGTGGTTGCGCACGAATACGGTCACGCGCTGGCGGCCCGCAGGTTCGGCATCCAGACCAAGGAGATCACCCTGTTGCCGATCGGCGGGGTGGCGCGACTGGAACGGATGCCGCGCGAGCCGATGCAGGAGCTCTGGATAGCGCTTGCCGGACCTGCCGTCAATGTGCTCATCGCCGCCATTCTCCTGGCGTGGTTGCTCGTTGCGGACTGGTGGAGGCCACTGCACGAAGTGGGCATTATGGGCGCCGATGCGTTTGTCGAGCGCCTGCTGATGGTGAACCTCTTCCTGGTTTTCTTCAATATGCTGCCGGCGTTTCCGATGGACGGCGGCCGCGTTCTGCGCGCCCTGATGGCCACCCGGATGGACTACACCCGCGCAACACTGCTGGCGGCCTCCATCGGGCAGGCGATGGCGATTGGCTTTGCGTTCCTTGGCTTGTTCACCAATCCGCTGCTGCTTCTCATCGCCTTCTTTGTCTGGGTGGGGGCGGGCCAGGAAGCCGCACAGGTGCAGATGCGCACTGTCATGGCCGACATTCCCGTGAGCCGGGCCATGATCACCCAGTTCAGCACGCTGCAGCCGGGAGACACTCTGGCGAAAGCTGTGGAGCTCATTCTGAGCGGCACTCAACAGGACTTCCCGGTGGTGATGGGAGACGAGGTGGTTGGAATCCTTACCCGCCAGGATCTCCTGACAGCGCTGGCCAGAATGCCTCAGGATACTCCCGTCAGCGAGGTGATGCACAGGGAATTCCGGCAGGTCGAGGAGTCCGAAACGCTGGAAAGCGCATTCACGAAGCTGCAGGAGTGCGCCTGCCACACTATGCCGGTCACCAGCAACGGCCGTCTGGTGGGCCTTCTGACAATGGAGAACGTCGGCGAGTTCGTGATGATCCAGACGGCGCTGAGCGCATCGCGCCAGCCCGCCTGA
- a CDS encoding CHAD domain-containing protein — MLQKRLQALTREIAGVREAKDLEYVHRMRVASRRLRAAFSIFEPCFPAAQMGRWNRRIKRITRALGAARDTDVQIAFVEEFLSRIETQRERRGVERLLLRLRQRRQALQADVIRTLDRLESGGVLRDMEETLLQRLVEARVNQTPETSPWMYRRACEMITLRLEEMLAYEVYIHQPEHITQLHCMRIAAKRLRYTMEIFEPLYNGEMKKHIQVVKTVQEMLGDIHDADVWAEQLPVFIAEERARTREYCGSEAPARRLLPGLEALRADRQAFRQQRYKEFLSYWKDLGRDDVWGALRTLVLERAQEAVRQTSLPEAVLELAPDPASD, encoded by the coding sequence GTGCTTCAGAAGCGCCTGCAGGCCCTCACGCGTGAGATAGCCGGCGTCCGGGAGGCAAAAGACCTGGAATATGTTCACCGGATGCGAGTCGCCTCCCGTCGGCTGCGCGCGGCCTTTTCCATCTTCGAACCCTGCTTCCCCGCCGCCCAGATGGGGCGCTGGAACCGCCGGATCAAGCGGATCACCCGCGCGCTCGGCGCGGCCCGCGACACGGACGTGCAAATCGCCTTTGTGGAGGAGTTCCTCAGCCGCATCGAAACCCAGCGCGAGCGGCGCGGCGTGGAGCGGCTCTTGCTGCGGTTAAGACAACGCCGGCAGGCGCTCCAGGCTGACGTGATCAGGACGCTCGACCGGCTGGAATCCGGCGGAGTCCTCAGGGATATGGAAGAGACTCTGCTGCAGCGTCTTGTGGAGGCACGGGTCAATCAGACGCCGGAGACCTCGCCCTGGATGTACCGGCGGGCGTGCGAGATGATCACGCTGCGGCTGGAAGAGATGCTGGCTTACGAGGTCTACATCCATCAGCCGGAGCACATCACCCAACTTCACTGCATGCGGATCGCGGCCAAGCGGCTGCGCTACACGATGGAGATCTTCGAGCCGCTTTACAACGGCGAGATGAAGAAGCACATCCAGGTGGTCAAAACGGTTCAGGAGATGCTGGGTGACATCCACGACGCGGACGTGTGGGCGGAGCAGCTCCCGGTGTTCATCGCAGAGGAGCGCGCGCGCACCCGCGAATACTGCGGCTCAGAGGCTCCGGCCCGCCGCCTGCTGCCAGGGCTGGAGGCGCTCCGCGCAGACCGCCAGGCATTCCGCCAGCAACGCTACAAGGAGTTCCTGTCTTACTGGAAGGATCTGGGCAGGGACGACGTCTGGGGAGCTCTCCGGACTCTGGTGCTGGAACGGGCGCAGGAGGCCGTGCGCCAGACCAGCCTTCCTGAAGCTGTTCTGGAGCTGGCGCCGGACCCGGCCTCGGACTGA
- a CDS encoding sulfatase, translated as MSEQHDGNPGGGRISRRMVLQWMGAAGVAALAGGGTQARHRSPNILFIMADDHAAHALGCYGGRLIRTPAMDRLAREGVLFSNAFVTNSLCAPSRATILTGKYSHTHGVRDNFTDFDTSQWTFPRALRAAGYRTAVVGKWHLRSDPADFDYWNIPPGQGAYVNPYLIEMGQRKRLAGYVTDIITDIAIHKMREWKNGPFCLLLHHKAPHRNWQPAPRHTSLFARADLPLPETFDDDYSSRTSSAAQADMRIADMPDYAGDAPATLSGRERKVYNYQRFIKDYLRTIAAVDESIGRVLQFLDASGLAENTLVVYTSDNGFFLGDHGWYDKRFMYEQSLRVPLIVRFPGVAQPGTRCGAFVLNTDLAPTLLDAAGLRPPDDLHGRSFIPLLRGQQPVDWRTLMYYHYYEYPQSHRVRPHRGVRTGRYKLIHFYTVDEWEMYDLQRDPNELHNIYGGPRYAYTQKALMAEMERLSAELQVPPVQ; from the coding sequence ATGAGTGAGCAGCACGACGGCAATCCGGGAGGGGGGCGTATCAGCCGCCGGATGGTTCTCCAATGGATGGGGGCCGCCGGGGTGGCGGCTCTGGCGGGAGGAGGCACGCAGGCTCGCCACCGCAGCCCGAACATCCTCTTCATTATGGCGGACGACCACGCGGCTCACGCCCTGGGCTGCTATGGCGGACGGTTGATCCGCACCCCGGCTATGGACCGCCTGGCGCGCGAGGGTGTGCTGTTCTCGAACGCATTCGTTACGAACTCCCTGTGCGCCCCCTCACGTGCCACAATCCTTACGGGCAAGTATAGCCACACGCACGGGGTACGCGATAATTTCACGGATTTCGATACCTCACAGTGGACCTTTCCACGTGCGCTTCGCGCGGCGGGCTATCGCACCGCGGTGGTAGGCAAGTGGCACTTGCGTTCGGATCCGGCGGACTTCGACTACTGGAACATCCCACCGGGGCAGGGGGCCTACGTGAACCCGTATCTCATCGAGATGGGCCAGCGCAAGCGGCTTGCGGGTTATGTCACGGACATCATCACGGACATTGCCATCCACAAGATGCGGGAATGGAAGAATGGGCCGTTCTGCCTGTTGCTCCATCACAAGGCTCCCCACCGCAACTGGCAGCCGGCTCCCCGGCACACCTCTCTCTTCGCGCGCGCGGACCTTCCTCTGCCGGAGACCTTCGACGACGACTACAGCAGCCGCACCAGTTCAGCTGCTCAAGCTGACATGCGCATCGCCGATATGCCGGACTACGCAGGGGACGCGCCTGCGACTCTCTCCGGGCGCGAGCGCAAGGTCTACAACTATCAGCGCTTCATCAAGGATTACCTGCGCACCATCGCTGCAGTGGACGAAAGCATCGGGCGTGTGCTGCAGTTTCTGGACGCCTCCGGACTGGCGGAGAATACGCTTGTAGTCTACACATCAGACAACGGGTTCTTCCTGGGGGACCACGGCTGGTACGACAAGCGCTTCATGTATGAACAATCGCTTCGAGTCCCGCTCATCGTGCGTTTTCCCGGAGTGGCGCAGCCCGGAACACGTTGTGGCGCCTTCGTCCTGAACACGGATCTTGCGCCGACGCTTCTTGATGCAGCCGGACTGCGGCCGCCGGATGATCTGCACGGCCGGAGCTTCATTCCCCTGCTGAGGGGACAGCAGCCCGTGGACTGGCGGACCTTGATGTATTACCACTACTACGAGTATCCGCAATCCCACCGAGTGCGCCCGCATCGTGGAGTCCGCACGGGACGCTACAAACTCATCCATTTCTACACAGTTGATGAGTGGGAGATGTACGATCTGCAGCGGGATCCGAACGAACTGCACAACATCTACGGCGGTCCGAGGTATGCCTACACTCAAAAAGCTCTTATGGCGGAGATGGAGCGCCTGAGCGCGGAACTGCAGGTCCCACCCGTGCAGTGA